One Kosmotoga arenicorallina S304 genomic window carries:
- a CDS encoding HAD family hydrolase, with protein sequence MVFCYLFDLDGTLTENSDEEFIQTYFGLISKYVGDSMQTEKIKRAIFSSLKALVGKDDRRNNFDFFMDNFAKEIGSRNPDHWANFFMNFYNTTYNELRSFVKPRKRIIEVVEKLKKQGHKIVLATNPIFPAVAIEKRIRWIGLNPEVFDYITSMENSFSVKPSIEYYRYILEMIGFPPERSIMVGNDAVLDGICAKAGIQFVDISSIEKIICDKSN encoded by the coding sequence ATGGTATTTTGTTATCTCTTTGACCTCGACGGGACATTGACCGAAAATTCAGATGAAGAGTTCATTCAAACATATTTCGGATTGATTTCAAAGTATGTTGGAGATTCCATGCAGACGGAAAAGATCAAAAGGGCCATATTTTCGTCCTTGAAGGCTCTTGTAGGAAAAGATGATAGAAGGAACAACTTCGACTTTTTCATGGACAACTTTGCAAAAGAAATAGGCTCCCGGAACCCGGATCACTGGGCAAACTTTTTTATGAATTTCTATAACACCACATACAATGAACTCCGAAGTTTTGTGAAGCCAAGAAAAAGAATTATTGAAGTCGTTGAGAAATTAAAAAAGCAAGGGCATAAAATCGTTCTTGCCACGAATCCAATATTTCCTGCAGTTGCTATTGAAAAACGCATTCGCTGGATTGGCCTGAATCCAGAAGTTTTTGATTATATTACTTCAATGGAAAACAGCTTCAGTGTTAAACCATCAATAGAATATTACAGGTACATATTGGAAATGATTGGATTCCCTCCTGAGCGCAGTATTATGGTTGGTAATGATGCTGTGCTTGACGGCATTTGCGCTAAAGCAGGAATCCAATTTGTTGATATAAGTTCTATTGAAAAGATTATTTGTGATAAGAGTAATTAA
- the rpmB gene encoding 50S ribosomal protein L28, with amino-acid sequence MAKVCEICGKSPSTGNTVSHSNKKNKRWWKPNVQKVRVLVNGEVKRMRVCTSCLKAGKVQRAV; translated from the coding sequence ATGGCGAAAGTATGTGAGATTTGTGGAAAGTCCCCATCAACCGGAAATACTGTAAGTCATTCTAACAAGAAAAATAAGCGCTGGTGGAAACCCAATGTACAAAAAGTTAGGGTTCTTGTCAATGGAGAAGTAAAAAGAATGAGAGTATGCACCAGCTGTTTGAAGGCTGGCAAAGTACAGAGAGCAGTTTAA
- the alr gene encoding alanine racemase, which yields MLSRETFLEIDLSAYQHNIRFFTKKLFPTKVMAVVKSNAYGHGAVEISQAAIEAGVDMLAVAFLEEAIELRSEGINVPILIFNYFNPRYASEALKNNLTITIYSKQQLNEIIRYVPHGLKVHLNLDTGMRRLGPSVEEAYELAENILKAGYELEGVYTHFAVADETEERFTIAQITKYRHFIEKLKKAGVNIKMLHVANSAGSLRFNYPVFNYARIGVASYGLQPSEEFLIDDLIPVLSWKSAISYVKKIKKGDSISYGRTFIAPRDMIVATVPVGYGDGYSRGLSNKGEVLISGKRCKIVGRVCMDQFVVDVSNLKQKPKMGDEVVLIGKQGEDHITTEEIARLLDTINYEITCAITSRVPRIYLRRENSP from the coding sequence ATGCTGAGCAGAGAAACTTTTCTGGAAATAGACCTTTCAGCCTATCAACATAACATTCGCTTCTTCACAAAAAAGCTTTTCCCGACAAAGGTAATGGCCGTTGTTAAATCCAACGCATACGGTCATGGAGCTGTTGAAATCTCGCAGGCGGCAATTGAAGCGGGAGTTGATATGCTTGCTGTTGCTTTTCTGGAAGAAGCTATAGAATTGAGGTCTGAGGGAATTAACGTTCCTATATTGATCTTTAATTATTTTAATCCCCGATATGCCTCTGAAGCCTTGAAAAATAATCTGACAATAACGATTTATAGCAAACAGCAACTCAATGAAATCATAAGGTACGTGCCTCATGGATTAAAGGTTCATTTGAATCTGGATACAGGCATGAGAAGGCTGGGGCCCAGTGTTGAAGAAGCGTATGAATTAGCAGAAAATATCTTAAAAGCTGGTTATGAATTGGAAGGTGTTTATACGCACTTTGCTGTTGCCGATGAAACAGAAGAGCGATTTACAATCGCTCAAATCACAAAATATAGGCATTTCATTGAAAAGTTGAAAAAAGCAGGTGTTAATATAAAAATGCTGCATGTTGCAAACAGCGCTGGTTCTTTGCGGTTTAATTACCCTGTATTCAATTATGCCAGAATCGGAGTTGCCAGTTATGGACTGCAGCCATCGGAAGAATTTCTGATTGATGATCTGATTCCAGTTTTATCCTGGAAATCTGCTATTTCCTATGTGAAAAAAATAAAAAAAGGTGATAGTATCAGTTACGGCAGAACTTTCATTGCACCGCGTGATATGATAGTAGCCACAGTGCCTGTTGGTTATGGAGACGGATACAGCAGGGGTCTTTCAAATAAAGGGGAAGTGTTAATATCCGGAAAGCGTTGCAAAATTGTCGGGAGAGTTTGCATGGATCAGTTTGTTGTAGATGTCAGTAACCTGAAGCAGAAGCCAAAAATGGGTGACGAGGTTGTGTTGATAGGGAAACAGGGAGAAGACCATATAACAACTGAGGAAATTGCAAGATTACTCGATACAATAAATTACGAAATAACCTGTGCGATAACTTCCAGGGTACCAAGGATCTATCTTAGAAGGGAGAATTCACCATGA
- a CDS encoding 3'-5' exoribonuclease YhaM family protein gives MKLRDILGEDAKNLLNHASGEKEKSFVSEMKPGMIVTTDLKVISKRLQEAKDGKKFLLLTLSDRTGAIRAIDWHNAEENDTIIPVGAVVRARGKVVIYDERLQLNLDSQKGLSLLEEGEYDVQRFLAITKRNVNEMFNKLLSYIENLKNDYLKKLLKIFFEEDKTFIRAFISAPAAVKVHHAYKGGLLEHTLSVVELCEFLSTKYPESIDRDLLTSGALLHDIGKIKEYGIGSSGIEKTDEGELIGHISIGLEMVSTKIEKIPDFPNNLKTELKHLILSHHGEMDWGSPVVPKTTEAIVLHMADNLDSKIAQFREIENREFNGSGNSWSNYDRFLNRRIYMKNRDMI, from the coding sequence ATGAAACTCAGAGATATACTGGGCGAAGATGCAAAAAATTTACTAAACCACGCTTCTGGTGAGAAAGAAAAGAGCTTTGTTTCTGAAATGAAGCCGGGAATGATTGTTACCACTGATCTTAAAGTGATTTCAAAGAGGCTTCAAGAAGCTAAAGATGGAAAAAAATTTCTTTTGCTGACACTAAGCGACAGAACAGGTGCAATAAGAGCGATAGATTGGCACAATGCTGAAGAAAACGATACAATAATCCCTGTTGGGGCTGTTGTCAGAGCGCGTGGAAAAGTTGTTATCTACGATGAAAGGCTGCAATTGAATCTCGATTCCCAAAAAGGATTGTCGCTTTTAGAAGAAGGAGAATATGATGTGCAAAGGTTCTTAGCCATCACAAAACGCAACGTAAACGAAATGTTTAATAAGTTGCTCTCATACATAGAAAACCTGAAAAATGATTACTTAAAGAAATTACTTAAGATCTTTTTCGAAGAAGACAAAACTTTCATAAGGGCATTCATCAGCGCTCCTGCCGCTGTAAAGGTCCATCATGCTTATAAAGGCGGATTGTTGGAGCATACACTTTCAGTAGTTGAGCTCTGTGAGTTTTTGTCAACAAAGTATCCCGAATCAATTGACAGAGATTTGCTAACTTCCGGAGCTCTTTTGCATGATATTGGAAAAATAAAGGAGTACGGGATTGGAAGTTCCGGGATTGAAAAGACAGATGAAGGTGAGCTGATCGGTCATATTTCAATCGGTTTGGAAATGGTGAGCACAAAAATAGAAAAAATACCGGATTTTCCGAATAATTTGAAAACTGAATTAAAGCATCTTATACTCTCACATCACGGTGAGATGGATTGGGGATCACCAGTAGTACCCAAAACCACAGAAGCCATAGTATTGCACATGGCAGATAATCTTGACTCTAAAATAGCCCAATTCAGAGAAATAGAAAACCGTGAGTTTAATGGTTCTGGAAATAGCTGGAGTAACTACGACCGTTTCCTGAATAGAAGAATTTACATGAAAAATCGCGATATGATATAA
- the topA gene encoding type I DNA topoisomerase, whose product MSKTLVIVESPAKAKTIARYLGNGYEVASSKGHVRDLPASDFGVDLETFEPSYEILKNKTKVVNELKRLAKGKRVLLASDMDREGEAIAWHLSKILNLPEDEKNRVIFSEITEKVIKDAVKSPRKIDSNKVNAQVARRILDRIVGYKLSPLLWKSLKRGLSAGRVQSVALRFIVELESKRAAFKPHSFYKIFLEYKGKKIPLIELNGKKFNNRSITSPERRTQIIQELSNITLYVKDQKKRKSIRKPPAPFITSTLQQASINELGWSASKTMKIAQQLYEGVETPEGTIAFITYMRTDSTRISTLAQEKARSVIREHFGKEFVGSGARSKKAKNVQDAHEAIRPTYPEKSPERVKQQGLLNGDHLKLYNLIWNRFIASQMAAAEYEVIETIIADEKSKYIFKYTKEAQLFAGFEKLYPKRGEKESLNINLPVGSEFKADKVIWEEDKTTPPARFTEASLVKELEKKGIGRPSTYATIISTLLDRKYVVKQKRELVPTILGNIVADFLSKGFPEIIDERFTATMESELDEIEKSKKEWKEIIREFYDSFAEDLSKITRAIRSGELKLLYPTDKRCLCGGEMNIVFGRYGGYLKCSACGKNEKLNMELTAPLLDGRVLLSNHIDNAENKETLLEEKCPECGSPLVTRNGKYGKFIACSSYPKCKYTRNVTIDAPCPNCGGEVAKLRSKKGKTYFKCTSCGELFWNEPAGKSCPECGKSLVYLTKKGGKKILYCESCKKEIKE is encoded by the coding sequence TTGTCTAAGACGCTTGTAATTGTAGAGTCCCCAGCAAAAGCCAAAACTATTGCAAGGTATCTCGGCAATGGTTACGAAGTGGCTTCATCAAAAGGACACGTGCGAGATCTTCCAGCATCTGATTTTGGTGTGGATCTTGAAACCTTCGAACCCAGCTATGAAATTCTGAAAAATAAGACCAAAGTAGTCAATGAGCTGAAAAGGTTAGCAAAGGGAAAAAGAGTCCTCCTGGCTTCTGACATGGATCGCGAAGGCGAGGCAATCGCATGGCATCTTTCTAAAATATTGAACCTTCCAGAAGACGAAAAAAATCGGGTAATTTTTAGTGAAATAACTGAAAAAGTCATAAAAGATGCTGTGAAATCTCCCCGAAAAATCGACTCCAATAAAGTAAATGCACAGGTCGCAAGGCGTATCCTGGATAGAATCGTGGGCTATAAATTAAGCCCTTTGCTCTGGAAATCTCTGAAACGAGGCTTGAGCGCTGGCAGAGTCCAATCTGTCGCGTTAAGGTTTATTGTTGAATTAGAAAGCAAAAGAGCTGCATTCAAGCCGCATTCCTTTTACAAAATCTTTCTGGAATATAAGGGGAAAAAGATACCTCTAATTGAGCTCAATGGGAAGAAATTTAACAACAGATCCATAACCAGTCCGGAAAGAAGAACTCAGATAATCCAGGAGCTTTCAAATATAACGCTTTATGTTAAAGACCAGAAGAAACGCAAAAGCATTCGAAAACCACCTGCTCCTTTCATAACTTCAACATTACAGCAAGCCTCAATAAACGAACTTGGCTGGAGTGCTTCAAAGACAATGAAAATTGCCCAGCAACTTTATGAAGGAGTTGAAACACCTGAAGGCACAATAGCATTCATAACTTATATGCGGACCGATTCTACAAGGATATCGACGCTGGCACAGGAAAAAGCAAGATCGGTAATAAGGGAACACTTCGGAAAAGAATTCGTTGGCTCAGGAGCCAGATCAAAAAAGGCCAAAAATGTGCAGGATGCTCATGAAGCTATAAGGCCAACATATCCAGAAAAAAGCCCTGAGCGCGTTAAGCAGCAAGGACTTCTCAACGGTGACCATTTGAAGCTTTACAATCTTATCTGGAATAGATTTATTGCTTCCCAGATGGCAGCTGCGGAATATGAAGTTATAGAAACCATAATCGCCGATGAAAAAAGCAAATATATATTTAAGTATACAAAAGAAGCACAGCTCTTCGCAGGCTTTGAAAAATTATATCCGAAAAGAGGCGAAAAGGAGAGCCTGAATATTAATCTGCCGGTTGGATCGGAGTTCAAAGCTGATAAAGTAATATGGGAAGAAGACAAGACCACACCGCCTGCAAGGTTCACAGAAGCCTCGCTGGTTAAAGAACTCGAAAAAAAAGGGATCGGCCGTCCTTCAACATACGCAACGATCATTTCCACATTGCTTGATCGGAAATACGTTGTAAAGCAAAAACGCGAACTCGTTCCAACAATTCTCGGAAATATTGTGGCCGATTTTCTCAGTAAAGGATTTCCGGAAATAATCGATGAAAGATTCACTGCAACTATGGAATCAGAACTCGATGAAATAGAAAAGTCCAAGAAAGAGTGGAAAGAAATAATCAGAGAATTCTATGACAGTTTCGCAGAGGATCTTTCGAAAATTACCAGGGCTATTAGATCAGGTGAATTAAAATTACTATATCCTACTGACAAACGCTGCCTGTGTGGTGGCGAAATGAATATTGTCTTTGGCCGTTATGGTGGTTACTTGAAATGTTCAGCCTGTGGTAAAAATGAAAAGCTGAACATGGAACTGACCGCTCCCTTGCTTGATGGAAGGGTTTTGTTATCTAATCATATAGATAATGCTGAAAATAAAGAGACTCTTCTAGAGGAAAAATGCCCTGAATGCGGTTCACCTTTAGTTACAAGAAACGGAAAATACGGGAAGTTCATAGCTTGCTCTTCATATCCAAAGTGCAAATATACCAGAAATGTCACAATAGATGCACCGTGTCCGAATTGCGGCGGTGAGGTCGCGAAACTCCGAAGCAAAAAAGGAAAAACATATTTTAAATGCACTTCCTGTGGCGAATTATTCTGGAATGAACCGGCAGGAAAAAGTTGTCCTGAGTGCGGAAAAAGTCTTGTGTACCTCACAAAAAAAGGCGGGAAAAAGATACTTTATTGTGAGAGCTGTAAAAAGGAAATAAAAGAGTGA